In Zingiber officinale cultivar Zhangliang chromosome 3B, Zo_v1.1, whole genome shotgun sequence, a single window of DNA contains:
- the LOC122055940 gene encoding potassium channel AKT2-like, whose product MDLPHSVENGHERKRKQEEDNSQSLNLRNLSKLMLPPLGVSSYNQNQNDRPGRIILPMDTRYRCWETFMVVMVAYSAWVYPFEIAFMNATPKGGLFIADSIIDAFFATDIILTFFLAYIDSRTQILVRDRRKIAVRYLSTWFIMDLASTIPFAGLGYLITGRVKAGVSYSLLGMFRLWRLRKVKQFFTRLEKDIRFSYFWIRCARLLFVTFFLVHCAGCLYYLLADRYPHQGKTWIGSVMPNFREDDLGMRYIASIYWSISTMTTVGYGDLHAVNTREMIFNIFYMLCNLGLTAYLIGNMTNLVVEGTRRTMEFRNSIQVASNFVCRNHLPPRLREQILAYMCLRFKAETLNQQHLMDQLPKSICKNICQHLFLPTVKEVYLFKGVSRETLLFLVTNMKAEYLPPREDVIMQNEAPEDVYIIVSGEVEIVYSENETDQVVGGLRTGDIFGEISALSNRPQSFTFRTRTLSQLLRLKQNTLQEVLQTKQADGIVIMKNFLKHQIELEDTSDLVGDTGEKDGANIPCSLLTVAATGNSSLLNKLMIAGMNPDVRDSRGRTPLHIVASKGYEDCVLVLLSHACNIHVQDAEGNTPLWNAIVAKHHKIFSLLHQCACVSNPYTSGDLLCLAAKRNDPSTMRELLKQGLDINSINHEGFAALQIAIVENHEEMCRLLIMNGANKEKLNSHGSGAREINKETLEEMNQQNHVGHSTTSNAMIKKEKMSNMQENRYAPRISTYKGHPLLRNSSSESGKLIFLPSTMQDLRETIGKKFGIDARNKILITEDGAEVETIDVLRDNDKLFLVEEEEFMLVDKKFKDFCSQSDSEAA is encoded by the exons ATGGATCTCCCCCACTCCGTCGAGAACGGccatgagaggaagaggaagcagGAGGAGGACAACTCCCAGTCCCTTAACCTTCGTAACCTCTCTAAGCTCATGCTTCCACCTCTCGGTGTCTCAAGCTACAACCAAAACCAGAATGACCGTCCAGGGAGGATCATTTTGCCTATGGACACCAGATACAG GTGTTGGGAGACGTTCATGGTCGTGATGGTGGCCTACTCTGCGTGGGTGTACCCATTCGAGATCGCCTTCATGAATGCCACACCCAAGGGCGGCCTCTTCATCGCTGACAGCATCATCGATGCCTTCTTCGCCACcgacatcatccttaccttcttCTTGGCGTACATCGATTCCAGGACGCAGATCCTTGTTCGTGATCGAAGGAAAATTGCCGTCAG GTACTTGTCAACATGGTTCATCATGGATTTGGCATCAACGATTCCTTTCGCGGGCTTGGGCTACCTAATAACAGGCAGAGTCAAAGCAGGAGTCTCTTACAGTCTATTGGGAATGTTTAGGCTTTGGCGACTTAGGAAGGTGAAGCAATTTTTCACAAG ACTTGAAAAAGACATCAGGTTCAGCTATTTCTGGATAAGATGTGCTAGACTCCTATTT GTTACCTTTTTCCTAGTACACTGTGCTGGATGCCTCTATTATTTGCTTGCTGATCGTTACCCACATCAAGGGAAGACATGGATTGGTTCAGTGATGCCAAACTTCAGGGAAGATGACCTGGGGATGCGATACATTGCTTCCATTTACTGGTCCATATCAACAATGACGACAGTTGGATATGGTGATCTCCATGCAGTTAATACAAGAGAAATGATCTTTAATATATTCTACATGCTTTGTAATCTTGGCCTCACGGCCTACTTGATTGGAAATATGACCAACTTGGTTGTTGAAGGAACTCGGCGCACAATGGAATTT AGAAACAGCATTCAGGTTGCATCTAACTTTGTATGCAGAAACCACTTACCACCACGTCTAAGAGAGCAGATATTGGCTTACATGTGCCTTAGATTCAAAGCAGAGACCTTAAACCAACAACATCTGATGGACCAGTTACCGAAATCAATATGCAAAAATATTTGCCAGCACCTCTTCCTGCCAACTGTTAAGGAAGTGTATCTCTTTAAAGGTGTCTCAAGGGAAACACTGCTATTCCTG GTAACTAACATGAAAGCCGAGTATCTTCCACCTAGAGAGGATGTCATCATGCAGAATGAGGCACCAGAAGACGTATATATTATTGTATCAGGTGAAGTTGAAATTGTTTATTCAGAAAATGAGACAGACCAAGTTGTAGGAGGGCTCAGGACAGGTGATATTTTTGGAGAAATTAGTGCTCTCAGTAATAGGCCTCAAAGCTTTACATTCCGCACTAGAACATTATCTCAACTACTGCGGTTAAAGCAAAACACCTTACAAGAAGTCCTACAAACTAAACAAGCTGATGGTATTGTTATCATGAAGAATTTTCTTAAG CATCAAATAGAGTTGGAGGACACGAGTGATCTTGTGGGGGACACTGGAGAAAAAGATGGAGCTAATATACCATGCAGTCTCCTAACAGTGGCAGCTACTGGAAATAGTTCTTTGCTTAATAAACTCATGATAGCTGGAATGAACCCTGATGTCCGCGACTCTAGAGGAAGAACACCATTG CATATAGTAGCATCGAAAGGATATGAGGATTGTGTCCTAGTTCTTCTCAGCCATGCTTGCAACATCCATGTACAAG ATGCGGAAGGAAATACTCCATTATGGAATGCCATCGTCGCAAAGCACCACAAAATTTTCAGTCTTTTGCACCAATGTGCATGTGTTTCCAATCCCTATACCAGCGGTGATCTTCTTTGCCTGGCAGCTAAAAGAAATGATCCTTCCACTATGAGGGAGCTGTTAAAACAGGGTCTAGACATAAACTCCATAAACCATGAAGGCTTCGCAGCTCTGCAAATAGCAATTGTTGAAAATCACGAAGAAATGTGTAGGCTCCTGATCATGAACGGGGCCAACAAAGAGAAACTAAATTCACATGGAAGTGGAGCAAGGGAAATAAACAAGGAAACGCTGGAAGAAATGAACCAGCAAAACCATGTAGGACATTCAACTACGTCAAATGCAATGATCAAGAAAGAGAAGATGTCGAACATGCAAGAAAACAGATATGCCCCAAGGATTAGCACGTACAAGGGGCATCCGCTACTCAGAAATAGCAGTTCAGAATCTGGAAAGTTAATATTTCTGCCAAGCACCATGCAAGACCTCAGAGAAACAATTG GCAAGAAGTTTGGCAttgatgcaagaaacaaaatatTGATAACTGAAGATGGCGCAGAGGTAGAGACAATTGATGTCTTGAGAGATAAtgataaacttttcctcgttgaGGAGGAAGAATTTATGCTCGTAGACAAGAAATTCAAAGATTTCTGTTCCCAATCAGATTCTGAAGCGGCCTAG